In the Nerophis ophidion isolate RoL-2023_Sa linkage group LG01, RoL_Noph_v1.0, whole genome shotgun sequence genome, one interval contains:
- the LOC133562044 gene encoding uncharacterized protein LOC133562044: MADVRWRLLALIVVVTATKTQAIHQDQLTTIVRDVLDRLHVDRGVSGEKLPMFSLAVSVPPGPNGGYDVNAIPDPGDKIRKDLLSCRVYEDEHVLFATALNDKCPNWVENVPEEHAEYRVLSGFKAWAANRKKTGLMLFYVLASPDMSQQGILTLVEDIKAWPQHALVFSKVYQPPGKLPLEVSELTGALDNLGRHLGGLGNIFRCDTGEQCVSCSGGGGQVTPYCYQTGHGQGTQGMQGGRRRRSPQESLEVEPDVCGVDPLGHGCAEQPESAEGPTPTKLPTPTKGPGRKLKRGRGQKKKNKGGSTKRGRGQKKTKKRGGTKRGRGQKKTNKRGGTKRGRGQKKTNKRGKTRSSKGRRRG, from the exons atggCTGATGTACGCTGGCGGTTGTTGGCACTTATTGTGGTTGTCACGGCAACAAAGACTCAGGCCATCCACCAGGACCAGCTCACCACAATTGTTAGAGACGTCCTCGACAG GCTTCATGTGGATCG gGGGGTCTCTGGTGAGAAGTTGCCCATGTTCAGTCTGGCGGTGAGTGTCCCCCCGGGTCCTAACGGCGGATATGACGTGAATGCCATCCCTGACCCGGGTGACAAGATCAGGAAGGATCTCTTGAGTTGCCGCGTCTACGAGGACGAGCACGTGTTGTTCGCCACCGCCCTGAACGACAAGTGCCCCAACTGGGTAGAAAATGTGCCAGAGGAGCACGCCGAGTACCGCGTCCTGAGCGGCTTTAAGGCGTGGGCGGCTAACAGGAAAAAGACGGGTCTGATGCTCTTCTACGTCTTGGCCTCGCCTGACATGAGCCAGCAGGGCATCCTCACGCTGGTAGAAGACATCAAGGCGTGGCCCCAGCACGCCCTGGTCTTCTCCAAAGTCTACCAGCCTCCAGGCAAACTGCCCCTCGAGGTCAGTGAACTCACAGGCGCGCTCGACAACCTGGGACGCCATCTCGGCGGCCTGGGGAACATCTTCCGCTGCGACACGGGGGAGCAGTGTGTCAGCTGCTCCGGCGGGGGGGGGCAGGTCACACCTTACTGCTACCAAACTGGGCATGGCCAGGGCACCCAGGGAATGCAGGgcgggagaaggagaagaagcccCCAGGAGAGCCTGGAGGTGGAACCTGACGTCTGCGGCGTCGACCCGCTGGGCCACGGATGCGCCGAGCAGCCGGAGTCGGCCGAAGGTCCCACGCCAACCAAACTTCCTACGCCAACCAAAGGTCCCGGAAGGAAACTGAAGCGTGGGCGTGgccagaagaagaagaacaaaggAGGCAGCACCAAGCGTGGGCGTGGccagaagaaaacaaaaaaaagaggcGGCACCAAGCGTGGGCGTGGccagaagaaaacaaacaaaagaggcgGGACCAAGCGTGGGCGTGGCCAGAAGAAGACAAACAAAAGAGGCAAGACCCGATCTTCCAAGGGGCGGCGCCGAGGTTGA